The Desmonostoc muscorum LEGE 12446 genome includes a region encoding these proteins:
- a CDS encoding type II toxin-antitoxin system Phd/YefM family antitoxin, whose translation MSDTISATEARANFQELINRVEYKGERIVIERHGKAVVAIVGLEDLKRLEALEDAIDSELLRRAIAENDGFTTLEAIMQERENE comes from the coding sequence ATGTCAGATACAATCAGCGCTACAGAAGCTCGCGCCAATTTTCAAGAGCTAATCAATCGTGTTGAGTATAAAGGTGAGCGTATCGTCATTGAGCGACATGGCAAGGCTGTCGTCGCTATAGTTGGACTGGAAGACCTAAAACGCCTAGAAGCCCTAGAAGATGCCATTGACTCTGAACTATTACGCCGAGCCATTGCCGAGAATGATGGCTTTACAACTTTAGAGGCGATTATGCAAGAGCGTGAAAATGAGTGA
- the xth gene encoding exodeoxyribonuclease III, which produces MKIATWNVNSIRIRLEQVTDWLTHNPVDVLCLQETKVMDVEFPRSPFEQMGYHLDLSGQKSYNGVALISRQPLLDVSSGFRAILPDLHHEWDDQKRVITGVIDGIRIVNLYVPNGAAVGTEKYEYKLRWLTALREYLRLLLLSQPDICVCGDFNIALEAKDIHEQVSTENHIMATETERQALRDILALGFADAFRKFTSEGGNYSWWDYRAAAFRRNLGWRIDHHYLTPVLYERAKSCIIDAAPRKLTQPSDHVPVIVEL; this is translated from the coding sequence ATGAAAATCGCTACTTGGAACGTCAACTCAATTCGCATTCGTCTAGAACAGGTTACTGATTGGTTAACTCATAATCCCGTTGATGTTCTCTGCTTGCAAGAAACCAAAGTGATGGATGTTGAGTTTCCGCGATCGCCCTTTGAGCAAATGGGCTATCATCTCGATCTATCAGGGCAAAAATCCTATAACGGCGTAGCCCTAATTAGCCGCCAACCACTTCTAGACGTAAGCAGCGGATTTAGGGCGATTTTGCCCGATCTACACCACGAATGGGATGATCAAAAGCGAGTCATCACAGGTGTAATTGATGGTATTCGCATTGTAAATTTATACGTTCCCAACGGCGCAGCTGTAGGAACTGAAAAATACGAATATAAACTGCGCTGGTTGACAGCCCTGCGTGAGTACTTGCGATTGCTGCTATTGTCACAACCTGATATTTGCGTATGCGGCGACTTCAACATCGCCCTGGAAGCCAAAGATATTCACGAGCAAGTCAGTACAGAAAATCACATTATGGCAACAGAAACAGAACGCCAAGCCTTACGGGATATTCTGGCCTTGGGATTTGCCGATGCGTTTCGTAAATTTACTAGCGAAGGCGGAAATTATAGTTGGTGGGATTATCGCGCCGCCGCCTTTCGTCGCAACTTAGGTTGGCGGATTGACCATCACTATCTCACACCCGTACTGTATGAACGCGCAAAAAGTTGCATCATCGATGCTGCACCGAGAAAATTAACCCAACCCAGCGATCATGTACCGGTGATTGTGGAATTATAA
- a CDS encoding glycosyltransferase family 4 protein, whose translation MKIAQVAPLWERVPPPSYGGIELVVSRLTDELVRRGHEVTLFASGDSQTLAQLEAVYPRALRSDSNVKEYAVYEMLELSQVYQSAAQFDIIHSHVGISALALASLITTTSTVHTLHNNFTKDNRNGFSYHQKQPYISISNSQREIDLNYIATVYNGIELTDYPFVAQPSQPAYLAFLGRFSPEKGPQHAIAIAKETGWRLKMAGKVDLGDSKFFEQEIAPHIDGQQIEYLGEINHAEKTELLGNAAITLFPIAWQEPFGLVMIESMATGTPVIATNLGSVPEVIAHGKTGFICKNYAEMAAMIPLAMELNRQTCRKYVENNFSVSQMVNGYEAVYRQIIKDRIESNGRIHAGSIRF comes from the coding sequence ATGAAAATCGCTCAAGTTGCCCCCTTATGGGAAAGGGTTCCACCTCCTAGTTATGGAGGAATAGAACTGGTAGTAAGTCGCTTGACTGATGAACTTGTTCGTCGTGGTCATGAAGTAACTTTGTTTGCTTCTGGTGATTCTCAAACTCTGGCTCAATTAGAAGCAGTTTATCCGCGTGCATTGCGCTCAGACTCAAATGTTAAAGAGTATGCAGTGTACGAAATGCTGGAACTGAGTCAAGTTTATCAAAGCGCTGCCCAGTTCGATATTATCCATTCTCATGTAGGGATTTCGGCATTAGCTTTGGCGAGTTTGATAACAACAACTTCTACAGTGCATACACTGCACAATAATTTTACAAAGGACAACCGTAACGGATTTAGCTACCACCAAAAGCAACCATATATCAGCATTAGTAATTCCCAGCGTGAAATCGATCTTAACTATATTGCCACGGTTTATAACGGAATTGAGCTAACAGATTATCCATTTGTAGCCCAACCGTCACAGCCTGCATATTTGGCATTTTTAGGTCGTTTTTCGCCAGAGAAAGGGCCACAACATGCGATCGCCATTGCTAAGGAAACTGGTTGGCGCTTAAAGATGGCTGGAAAAGTTGACTTAGGAGATTCTAAGTTTTTTGAACAAGAGATTGCCCCCCATATTGATGGTCAGCAAATTGAATATTTAGGCGAAATCAACCACGCCGAAAAAACTGAACTTCTGGGCAATGCTGCCATTACTCTTTTCCCCATCGCTTGGCAAGAACCTTTTGGTTTAGTAATGATCGAATCAATGGCAACTGGTACACCAGTAATTGCCACGAATTTAGGCTCTGTACCTGAAGTGATTGCTCACGGAAAAACAGGTTTTATCTGCAAAAACTATGCAGAAATGGCGGCAATGATTCCATTAGCAATGGAGCTCAATCGTCAAACCTGTCGAAAATATGTAGAAAACAATTTTAGCGTTAGCCAAATGGTTAACGGATATGAAGCTGTTTACAGACAAATTATTAAAGACCGCATAGAATCGAATGGCCGCATTCATGCGGGCAGTATCCGCTTTTAA
- a CDS encoding zinc-dependent alcohol dehydrogenase has translation MLAALLYGQEDLRLEEVADPTPAAGEVVIQVGTATTCGTDLKVWRRGGHAKMLKPPTLFGHEAAGRIVALGAGVTNWQIGDRVVANNSAPCMKCFFCQREEYSLCPNLTWNNGTFAQYLKIPAPIVQHNLLQIPDDLPWELAAMTEPLACVLHGVGRSHIQPKDKVVVLGDGAIGLMFVAALADTAEVLLWGGNDHRLEIGKKLGAAQTFNYHQISDIPRVVKELTQGWGADVVIEATGVPSVWETAIACARPGATVNLFGGCPRDTSISVNTQQLHYSELTIKGVFHNTPEYVRSALSLIASRKIPFELLISEQRPLKNLEQVFYEMKARQVIKVAMIP, from the coding sequence TTGTTAGCAGCATTACTTTACGGGCAAGAAGATTTACGCCTAGAGGAGGTTGCCGATCCCACTCCTGCGGCTGGCGAAGTTGTGATCCAAGTGGGAACAGCAACAACTTGTGGTACAGATTTGAAAGTCTGGCGGCGCGGTGGTCATGCCAAAATGTTGAAACCACCAACGCTGTTTGGGCATGAAGCTGCTGGGCGAATTGTTGCCTTGGGAGCAGGTGTTACAAATTGGCAGATAGGCGATCGGGTTGTCGCTAATAATTCCGCTCCATGCATGAAATGCTTTTTTTGTCAACGTGAAGAATATTCATTGTGTCCCAATTTAACCTGGAATAATGGGACTTTTGCCCAATATCTGAAAATTCCTGCACCCATAGTACAGCATAATTTATTGCAGATTCCCGATGACTTGCCGTGGGAATTGGCAGCCATGACAGAACCCCTTGCTTGTGTGTTGCATGGCGTAGGGCGTTCTCATATTCAGCCCAAAGATAAAGTAGTCGTTTTAGGAGATGGAGCGATCGGGCTGATGTTTGTAGCTGCTTTAGCGGATACTGCTGAAGTGTTGCTGTGGGGAGGTAATGACCACAGACTAGAAATTGGTAAGAAATTGGGTGCAGCCCAGACCTTTAATTATCATCAAATCTCGGATATTCCCAGGGTGGTGAAAGAACTCACCCAAGGATGGGGTGCAGATGTGGTGATTGAAGCCACTGGAGTGCCTAGTGTGTGGGAAACTGCGATCGCCTGCGCCCGTCCTGGTGCAACAGTCAATTTATTCGGCGGTTGTCCACGAGATACTAGCATTTCTGTGAATACACAACAACTACACTATAGCGAACTAACTATAAAAGGTGTGTTTCATAATACACCAGAGTATGTGCGATCGGCTTTATCACTAATAGCTAGTCGGAAAATTCCCTTTGAATTACTTATTAGTGAACAGCGGCCATTAAAAAATTTAGAACAGGTTTTTTATGAGATGAAAGCGCGTCAAGTAATTAAAGTAGCGATGATTCCTTAA
- a CDS encoding T3SS effector HopA1 family protein has protein sequence MLYSANQPLTSLLDIARNIQIESNFCIYHPNYQPFALPTKVADRFQQTPADLQQKYLALLLRNFLYGIYYNGSLQTTLAVNADTINHTSKHHLEDSSISEIDWDFYKQLHESNHGVGYLDSKWQVLRQEPDGTMAVTKGGLTLYIEPDCHLESSKKSTKVGDMVAIWMPKNRLQNGCYMAVSNVGQEQQSNPDSDLGAGRIYFNLTPSGAIALMDSLTLQLNAASIPFSFQVLHNPCAYGRYDSGILYFELQDYPAIRTILQAIYPKNQFHFQPEIPLFTKFLAPGLGLAEEPSQKFAAQESFGMNRCQIVANALLEAWHKGKNAMEERMRVIDQHFTRHTIDLQRPYLNPNSQDIYIPLKLSSI, from the coding sequence ATGCTATATTCTGCCAATCAACCGCTGACTTCTCTGTTGGACATTGCTAGGAATATCCAGATTGAGTCAAATTTTTGTATTTACCATCCCAACTATCAACCCTTTGCTCTGCCGACTAAAGTAGCGGATAGATTTCAACAAACCCCGGCAGATTTACAACAAAAGTATCTGGCTCTACTACTGCGAAATTTTCTCTATGGGATCTATTACAATGGCTCCCTACAAACTACTTTGGCAGTCAATGCTGATACTATTAATCACACATCAAAGCATCATTTAGAAGATAGTTCCATTTCCGAGATTGATTGGGACTTCTACAAACAACTGCACGAAAGTAATCATGGTGTAGGTTACTTAGACTCAAAATGGCAGGTCTTGCGGCAAGAACCTGATGGTACTATGGCGGTGACAAAAGGCGGTTTAACACTTTATATTGAGCCAGACTGTCACTTAGAATCCAGTAAGAAATCTACCAAAGTGGGTGATATGGTAGCAATCTGGATGCCTAAAAATCGCCTGCAAAACGGTTGTTACATGGCAGTCAGTAATGTGGGACAGGAACAGCAAAGTAATCCAGACAGTGATTTGGGAGCAGGGCGAATTTACTTTAATTTAACGCCATCTGGTGCGATCGCTCTGATGGATAGCCTAACACTGCAATTGAATGCAGCCTCGATTCCCTTTAGCTTTCAGGTTCTCCACAATCCCTGTGCATACGGACGCTATGATTCGGGGATACTCTACTTTGAACTCCAGGACTATCCAGCAATTCGCACCATTCTTCAGGCTATTTATCCAAAAAATCAATTTCATTTCCAGCCCGAAATTCCCTTGTTTACCAAATTTTTAGCACCAGGGTTAGGTTTAGCTGAAGAACCAAGCCAAAAATTTGCCGCACAAGAAAGTTTTGGTATGAACCGTTGTCAAATCGTTGCTAATGCTTTGTTGGAAGCTTGGCACAAAGGCAAGAATGCGATGGAAGAACGGATGAGGGTGATTGACCAACATTTTACACGCCATACCATTGACTTGCAGCGTCCCTACCTGAACCCTAATTCTCAAGATATCTATATTCCCCTGAAGTTAAGTAGCATTTAA
- a CDS encoding DUF3303 domain-containing protein produces MVVERFQDGKAKEVYRRLQEKGRMMPEGLKYVDSWVEVNFDRCFQLMECDDLCLFQEWIFQWQDLVEFEIIPILPSKHTAEIVNKMF; encoded by the coding sequence ATGGTAGTCGAGCGATTTCAGGACGGTAAGGCAAAAGAAGTATACCGCCGACTTCAAGAGAAAGGGCGTATGATGCCTGAAGGTTTAAAGTATGTAGATAGCTGGGTTGAAGTCAATTTTGATCGTTGCTTTCAACTGATGGAATGTGACGATCTATGTTTATTCCAGGAGTGGATATTCCAATGGCAGGATCTTGTTGAATTCGAGATAATTCCTATCCTTCCGTCGAAACATACAGCAGAGATAGTTAATAAGATGTTTTAG
- a CDS encoding Panacea domain-containing protein has translation MYYAQAWHLALYDTPLFQEDFEAWIHGPVIPALYQKYKPFGWQPILEDANPQLSQEVEEFLDEVAQEYFACDAYELEQMTHVEAPWNLARGNLPPDAPSNEVIKKEWMKEYYGSCVEEED, from the coding sequence GTGTACTATGCTCAGGCTTGGCATCTTGCACTCTATGACACTCCTTTATTCCAAGAGGATTTTGAAGCTTGGATACATGGCCCCGTAATACCTGCGTTGTACCAGAAGTACAAGCCTTTTGGATGGCAACCAATTTTAGAGGATGCTAACCCCCAATTGTCCCAAGAGGTTGAAGAGTTTCTAGATGAAGTTGCACAAGAGTACTTCGCCTGCGATGCTTATGAACTTGAGCAGATGACTCATGTCGAAGCACCCTGGAATTTGGCTAGAGGAAATCTACCACCTGATGCACCTTCCAATGAAGTTATAAAGAAGGAGTGGATGAAGGAGTACTACGGATCTTGTGTCGAAGAAGAAGATTAA
- a CDS encoding phosphotransferase family protein: MVLSLSSHNVIQYLQDVGLYNSEGGRLDESDLPRSSNKNFNLLVTLADNRKLLVKQERKINSEGLPHELFKEWLFHQLLQQFPVFGNVSAIAPLVVHFDEENSILVRNYLSDYLDIGTLYHNNEIFPPEIAYAIGTTLAGLHRATFQRREYRDFMATAPQGEFRYGFYNPAQGIGSISPEIFGTVPTDALKFYVLYQQYESLESAIADLAYEWNPCCLTHNDLKLNNILVHSRWQQLDNCLVRLIDWEACAWGDPAFDLGTLLASYLGIWLKSLVVDPTIELEESLHLALIPLEILQPSIIALIRSYLNAFPMILEYRSDFISRVIQFAGLALIHQIQDMITCRKYFSNADICMLQVAKSLLTMPEQAVLTIFGISESEIVNPVAKIHKLPQPQKEQQLLRIYYEKTRLRGC, from the coding sequence GTATAACTCAGAAGGTGGCAGATTGGATGAATCTGACTTGCCAAGGAGTAGCAACAAAAATTTCAATTTACTTGTAACTTTAGCTGATAATCGCAAACTGCTCGTTAAACAAGAACGTAAGATTAACAGTGAAGGCCTGCCCCATGAGTTATTTAAAGAGTGGCTGTTTCATCAGTTGCTCCAGCAGTTTCCAGTTTTCGGCAATGTTTCGGCTATCGCACCATTGGTAGTGCATTTTGACGAAGAAAATTCCATTCTTGTCCGCAACTACTTGAGTGATTACCTGGATATTGGGACATTATACCACAATAATGAAATTTTTCCACCAGAAATTGCCTATGCGATCGGCACTACTTTGGCAGGACTACATCGTGCAACCTTCCAACGTCGGGAATATAGGGATTTTATGGCAACTGCTCCCCAAGGAGAGTTTCGCTATGGCTTTTACAATCCGGCTCAAGGGATAGGGTCAATTAGTCCAGAGATTTTTGGTACTGTTCCCACCGATGCCTTGAAATTTTATGTTCTTTATCAACAGTACGAGAGTTTGGAATCTGCGATCGCAGATTTGGCATATGAGTGGAACCCTTGCTGCTTGACTCATAACGACTTGAAATTGAACAACATTTTAGTTCATTCTCGCTGGCAGCAACTAGACAATTGCCTAGTGCGACTAATTGATTGGGAAGCCTGTGCTTGGGGAGATCCAGCTTTTGATTTAGGAACTTTACTAGCAAGCTATTTAGGAATTTGGCTCAAGAGCTTGGTAGTAGATCCTACCATCGAGTTAGAAGAATCTCTACATCTGGCGTTGATACCGTTAGAGATTTTACAGCCTTCAATTATTGCTCTCATCAGGTCTTATCTCAATGCTTTCCCGATGATTTTGGAATACCGTAGTGACTTTATTTCGCGGGTTATCCAATTTGCGGGACTGGCACTAATTCATCAAATTCAGGATATGATTACCTGCCGGAAATACTTTAGCAATGCTGATATCTGTATGCTGCAAGTAGCTAAAAGTTTACTCACTATGCCGGAGCAAGCTGTGCTGACTATTTTCGGGATCTCAGAATCAGAAATTGTCAACCCTGTGGCCAAAATCCATAAACTTCCTCAGCCTCAAAAGGAGCAGCAGTTACTTCGCATTTATTACGAAAAAACTCGGCTCCGTGGTTGTTAA
- a CDS encoding type II toxin-antitoxin system RelE family toxin — MSERYTLRIAKTTEKNLRDLQAKQFKQIVSKILSLQGTPRSQDCKALKAYEGGYRVDSGEYRILYTIDDENQLVDVFRVGKRNDDEVYENL, encoded by the coding sequence ATGAGTGAGCGCTACACTCTCAGGATTGCTAAAACTACAGAAAAGAACTTGCGGGATTTGCAAGCCAAACAATTTAAGCAGATCGTCTCTAAAATCCTTTCTCTTCAAGGTACTCCTAGATCCCAAGATTGTAAAGCTCTTAAGGCTTATGAAGGCGGTTATCGTGTTGATTCTGGAGAGTACAGAATTCTCTACACCATTGACGATGAAAACCAACTAGTTGACGTGTTCCGTGTTGGCAAACGGAACGATGATGAGGTATACGAAAACTTGTGA